From the Salinimicrobium tongyeongense genome, one window contains:
- a CDS encoding DUF4402 domain-containing protein, translating to MNRIIFILFLLLSSQAFSQASASAKVTSRATIIDPIRIDKTLDLDFGNVISSYNPGSVILSPDGSRTAQGVQISTNFPGTVNPAEAVVIHGNNNYAITLPESFVLYNSQNPDQQLRVNNFTVLPEEGTISDIIKVGATLHLKANQASGFYTNSAGFNVTVSYN from the coding sequence ATGAATAGAATAATCTTCATATTATTTCTTTTACTGTCTTCCCAGGCTTTTAGTCAGGCATCGGCTTCTGCGAAGGTTACAAGCAGGGCGACGATTATTGATCCTATCCGAATCGATAAGACTTTAGATCTGGACTTTGGGAACGTAATTAGTTCTTATAACCCCGGAAGTGTCATTTTGTCTCCCGATGGTTCACGAACGGCCCAGGGGGTACAGATATCCACTAATTTTCCGGGTACCGTGAATCCTGCAGAGGCTGTGGTTATACATGGTAATAATAATTATGCCATCACCTTACCGGAATCTTTTGTTCTATATAACAGTCAGAACCCCGATCAACAATTAAGGGTGAATAATTTCACTGTTCTCCCCGAAGAAGGCACCATCTCAGATATTATAAAAGTTGGCGCAACCCTGCACCTGAAAGCCAATCAGGCTTCGGGTTTTTACACTAATTCTGCCGGGTTTAATGTTACGGTCTCATATAATTAA
- a CDS encoding PA14 domain-containing protein — protein MGNSGYTIEVSSTNPDVPSVASDPFTIYAGPISPAIGSISQPTCSTSTGSVILNGLPATGSWTINEFPGGRTKTGIGTSTTFTGLTPGTHTFNVMNANGCTSSASANVVINPPPTVPAAPIIENISQPICTKPTGSVTLNGLPAGNWTITESPGGLTKTGTGTNTNFTGLSAGTHTFTVTNETGCTSPASVNVTIDTPPNPPAPIVSSVIQPTCTTATGSVTLSGLPAGNWTINPGGITGSGSTKTITGLSPGNYTYTVDIPKTTTGLKAEYFNNQDLSGTPSLIRTDATVNFDWGSGNPGSPINSDNFSVKWSGQIQPLYSENYTFKTRSDDGIILKVNGELIFENWTDHSATFNEGTIRLTAGVKYDIVLEYYENAGDAVAQLYWSSRSQREQIVPQSQLFSDTGKCTSFSSEPVVINPQPATPSAPVVGSVTQPTCTTATGSVSLSGLPAGSWTLNPGGISGSGTNKTITGLVPGNYKYTVTNSSGCVSSATANVVINPQPLSISNNSINYSGETRNICSASTASQIHGSQPTGGSGTFSYSWQSSTTGPDSGFFPANGTNNTLDYNPGTLTQTTWFRRIVNSGVCGASTSNVIKVSVNPLPKLIPATGDTSICLGQTVNLSGTLSGTAPWMVRGTMNGTAFSVSSASESLSYSFSPTVNTTVKITSVTDTNGCTNNEVHSITINVLQENVWTGAVDTNWNNKANWSCNTLPTLATDVLIPGGLQNYPQVTLGQNALARKLTIETGASVLVSNNWIRMAGNLMNAGVFNVENGSVSFEGTTAQQISSGAFKNDRVLNLNINNLSGVNSQASIKVLNSLKVENGNLNTGNSLLLVSNEARTAFIDGSGAGSVTGSVTMQRYLANAFGYKYFSSPFQNSFVEDLAANFELQEPTTGFPHLYRYLENRKTSAGKDLTGWEKYLDLTNSLQPGHGYAINPHGEPRTLTLELSGKVNNGAVTVALENNNGTYTNGFNLVGNPYPSPIDWNLMLSSLQGIDNAVYFFTAGSEDRYTGTYTSYIDGVSTDGRSSSIIPSMQGFFVRVSDPANGVYPSTASLEFKNAFRVGNAYGQQYYMTRNKAEIPQIRLTAGFAGEEMADATVIYFRTGATTQFEKEMDAQKLLNTAVNVPSFYSLSSQQEKLSINAISATSFETIEIPLGISAERSGEMKISLAETTAFFPSLYIYLKDRKKNLLKDLDKDRVYSFTSQKGQINDRFVLLFSSERLSPAQMALAMEDFTVYTKNDEIWVKLNLPNHAQGRLILSSMSGQVLQTKSGSGKEELNFSGMAAGIYLVTLQTEKESQTKKVIFKE, from the coding sequence ATGGGAAACTCAGGATACACCATAGAAGTAAGCTCCACAAATCCTGACGTACCTTCAGTAGCTTCTGATCCTTTCACTATTTATGCCGGGCCTATATCTCCTGCCATTGGCAGCATTTCACAACCAACATGTTCAACATCAACAGGAAGTGTTATATTGAATGGCTTACCGGCGACAGGAAGCTGGACCATAAATGAATTTCCAGGGGGACGAACAAAGACAGGAATTGGTACCAGCACAACTTTCACAGGACTTACTCCCGGTACCCATACCTTTAATGTTATGAATGCTAATGGGTGTACCTCTTCTGCTTCGGCTAATGTTGTTATTAATCCGCCACCTACAGTACCTGCTGCACCAATTATTGAAAATATCTCTCAACCCATCTGCACAAAACCTACAGGGAGTGTAACATTGAACGGATTACCTGCAGGAAATTGGACAATAACCGAATCGCCGGGTGGTTTAACAAAGACCGGAACCGGTACAAACACAAATTTTACCGGACTTAGTGCCGGCACCCATACATTTACAGTGACTAATGAAACCGGGTGTACTTCTCCGGCTTCAGTAAATGTGACTATTGATACACCTCCCAACCCTCCTGCACCAATAGTGTCCTCTGTAATTCAGCCTACGTGTACAACGGCCACAGGTAGCGTAACCCTAAGCGGTTTGCCTGCAGGAAACTGGACTATTAATCCTGGAGGAATTACAGGATCGGGTTCTACCAAAACCATTACCGGCCTTAGCCCCGGGAATTACACTTATACTGTTGATATACCAAAAACCACAACTGGTTTAAAAGCAGAATATTTTAATAATCAAGATCTCTCAGGCACTCCTTCTCTAATCCGTACAGATGCCACTGTTAATTTTGACTGGGGAAGTGGGAATCCAGGTTCACCAATTAATAGCGATAATTTTTCGGTAAAGTGGTCGGGGCAAATTCAACCATTATACAGCGAAAATTATACCTTTAAAACAAGAAGTGATGACGGAATCATATTAAAGGTAAATGGTGAATTAATCTTTGAAAATTGGACAGATCATTCAGCCACTTTTAATGAGGGTACAATAAGACTTACTGCTGGTGTAAAATATGACATAGTTCTGGAGTACTATGAAAATGCTGGGGATGCGGTAGCTCAACTTTACTGGTCCAGTAGAAGCCAGAGAGAACAAATCGTACCACAATCCCAATTGTTTTCTGATACTGGAAAATGCACCTCCTTTTCTTCAGAACCTGTTGTAATTAACCCACAACCAGCAACCCCCTCTGCACCTGTAGTAGGATCTGTTACCCAACCCACCTGTACCACAGCTACAGGTAGTGTAAGCCTAAGCGGTTTACCTGCAGGTAGCTGGACCCTTAATCCGGGAGGAATTTCGGGTTCGGGAACTAATAAAACAATAACCGGACTCGTACCCGGTAACTATAAGTATACCGTTACAAATTCAAGTGGATGTGTGTCTTCTGCTACAGCAAATGTTGTTATTAATCCACAACCTTTAAGTATATCTAATAATAGCATTAATTATTCAGGAGAAACACGTAATATTTGTTCAGCCAGTACTGCTTCTCAAATACATGGTTCACAACCTACAGGAGGAAGTGGCACTTTTTCCTATTCATGGCAAAGCAGTACCACAGGACCCGATAGTGGTTTTTTTCCGGCTAACGGCACTAACAACACTTTAGATTACAATCCAGGAACTCTAACACAAACTACCTGGTTTAGAAGAATTGTAAATTCCGGGGTATGTGGGGCAAGTACCTCAAATGTTATAAAAGTAAGTGTTAATCCGCTTCCCAAATTAATTCCTGCCACTGGAGACACCAGCATTTGTTTGGGTCAAACTGTAAACCTGAGCGGAACCCTTTCAGGAACAGCGCCATGGATGGTAAGAGGAACAATGAATGGTACTGCTTTTTCTGTTAGTTCGGCATCTGAATCTCTATCCTACTCCTTTTCCCCTACTGTCAACACTACAGTAAAAATTACCAGCGTCACCGATACCAATGGCTGTACCAATAACGAGGTTCACTCCATTACCATAAACGTATTACAGGAAAATGTGTGGACTGGCGCAGTAGATACCAACTGGAACAATAAAGCAAACTGGAGCTGTAATACGCTCCCCACACTGGCCACAGATGTTCTTATTCCCGGTGGCTTACAAAATTACCCTCAGGTAACACTGGGGCAAAATGCCTTGGCCAGGAAACTCACAATTGAGACCGGAGCTTCAGTCTTGGTTAGCAATAACTGGATTAGAATGGCCGGAAACCTGATGAACGCCGGGGTTTTTAACGTAGAGAATGGCAGTGTTTCGTTTGAAGGCACTACTGCTCAGCAGATTTCTTCAGGAGCTTTCAAAAATGACAGGGTTCTCAATTTGAACATCAATAATCTTTCCGGAGTAAACTCTCAGGCCAGCATTAAAGTTCTCAATTCTTTAAAAGTGGAAAACGGAAACTTAAATACTGGTAATTCCCTGTTACTGGTTTCCAATGAAGCAAGAACAGCATTTATTGATGGCAGTGGTGCAGGTTCTGTTACGGGTAGCGTTACCATGCAGCGTTATCTTGCCAATGCGTTTGGCTATAAATACTTCAGCAGCCCTTTTCAAAACTCTTTTGTAGAAGATTTGGCTGCCAATTTTGAGCTTCAGGAACCCACAACCGGCTTTCCTCACCTGTACCGATATCTGGAAAACAGGAAAACTTCAGCCGGTAAGGATCTCACTGGCTGGGAAAAATATTTAGACCTCACAAATTCGCTACAACCTGGTCATGGGTATGCAATTAACCCACATGGAGAACCGCGCACCTTGACACTGGAACTTTCGGGAAAGGTTAATAATGGAGCTGTAACTGTAGCACTTGAAAATAATAACGGCACCTACACCAACGGCTTTAATCTGGTTGGCAATCCCTACCCTTCTCCTATCGACTGGAATTTGATGCTAAGCAGCCTCCAGGGTATAGACAATGCCGTCTACTTTTTTACAGCAGGCAGTGAAGACAGGTATACCGGTACTTACACGTCTTATATTGACGGGGTTTCTACAGATGGCCGCTCCTCGAGCATTATTCCATCCATGCAGGGTTTTTTTGTGAGGGTGAGTGATCCGGCAAATGGGGTTTACCCTTCAACAGCAAGCCTGGAGTTCAAAAATGCCTTTAGAGTGGGCAACGCGTATGGACAGCAGTATTACATGACGCGGAATAAAGCTGAAATTCCTCAAATAAGGTTAACGGCCGGTTTTGCCGGAGAGGAAATGGCCGATGCCACAGTGATCTACTTCCGTACCGGGGCCACCACCCAGTTCGAAAAGGAGATGGACGCCCAAAAACTGCTGAATACCGCTGTTAACGTGCCAAGTTTTTATAGCCTCAGCTCGCAACAGGAAAAACTTTCTATCAATGCAATTTCGGCCACTTCTTTTGAAACTATCGAAATCCCGCTGGGAATTTCAGCCGAAAGATCTGGAGAAATGAAGATTTCCCTTGCCGAGACCACCGCATTTTTCCCTTCGCTTTACATTTACCTTAAAGACAGGAAGAAGAACCTGCTCAAAGACCTCGACAAAGACCGTGTGTACAGCTTTACCTCTCAAAAAGGGCAAATCAACGACCGCTTTGTTTTACTCTTTTCTTCGGAAAGATTATCGCCAGCACAAATGGCTCTGGCTATGGAAGATTTTACCGTGTACACCAAAAACGATGAGATTTGGGTAAAACTGAACCTGCCAAACCATGCCCAAGGCAGGCTTATTCTTAGCAGTATGTCTGGCCAGGTACTTCAAACCAAATCGGGTTCGGGGAAAGAAGAGCTTAATTTTAGTGGTATGGCAGCCGGAATTTACCTTGTAACCCTACAAACTGAAAAAGAAAGCCAAACCAAAAAAGTAATTTTTAAAGAGTAG
- a CDS encoding DUF4402 domain-containing protein encodes MKKITFILFALITGTTFAQETATATANAAAEIVSPIEINAQQNLDFGKVANNTAGTVVVASDGTFSESTLTQIGTTTPSAASFNVTAAEGFSYKITLPGDVNLSSGENNIVVNNFAHNAGTDQVGTGGIQTVGVGATLNVEEGQPTGEYSGTFDVTVTYE; translated from the coding sequence ATGAAAAAGATTACTTTTATTTTATTCGCTCTTATTACAGGAACTACTTTTGCACAGGAGACTGCTACCGCAACTGCTAATGCTGCTGCAGAAATTGTTAGTCCAATTGAAATTAATGCTCAACAAAATCTAGATTTTGGTAAAGTAGCGAACAATACTGCTGGTACTGTAGTTGTGGCCTCAGACGGTACCTTTTCAGAATCTACATTGACCCAGATTGGTACAACAACACCTTCTGCTGCATCTTTTAACGTTACAGCTGCCGAAGGTTTTAGCTATAAGATTACATTGCCAGGTGATGTTAACCTTTCAAGTGGAGAAAATAATATCGTAGTTAACAATTTCGCTCACAATGCCGGAACAGATCAAGTAGGTACCGGTGGGATTCAAACCGTTGGTGTTGGTGCAACATTAAATGTAGAAGAAGGTCAACCTACAGGTGAGTATTCTGGTACTTTTGATGTAACTGTTACTTACGAATAG
- a CDS encoding fimbrial biogenesis chaperone, whose protein sequence is MKIKLHSTLLLISLFFIPQNFFAQGDLMIMPKRLVFDGSQRSQEINLANTGSDTAVYAVSFVNYNMTESGSFEQVETPTEGQRFAEGFLRYFPRQITLAPNEAQTIRVQLTRTGNLEQGEYRSHMYFRAVEEQTALGTEEDAESEGISINIKTVFGISIPIIIQQGESTTQLDITNIQFEKDAETPQLSLVLNRSGNMSVYGNIKVDHISPKGKTTEIGMVKGVSVYTPNAKRNFSFELRNAREVDLSQGKLEVSYFEEDGEILAKKEYEL, encoded by the coding sequence ATGAAGATAAAATTACATTCCACTTTACTCTTAATTTCTCTTTTTTTTATTCCTCAAAACTTTTTTGCACAGGGAGATCTAATGATCATGCCAAAAAGGCTGGTTTTTGACGGTTCTCAAAGATCACAGGAGATCAATCTAGCGAATACAGGAAGTGATACTGCTGTTTATGCGGTTTCTTTCGTTAACTACAACATGACTGAAAGTGGTAGCTTTGAGCAGGTGGAAACGCCTACAGAAGGTCAGCGTTTTGCTGAAGGTTTCCTTAGGTATTTCCCACGACAAATCACTTTGGCTCCCAACGAAGCCCAAACTATACGAGTGCAGCTCACCCGCACCGGAAACCTGGAACAGGGAGAATATCGTTCTCACATGTATTTTAGAGCAGTAGAAGAGCAAACTGCCCTGGGAACAGAAGAAGATGCAGAGAGCGAAGGGATCTCCATTAATATCAAAACCGTCTTTGGAATTAGTATACCAATAATAATTCAGCAGGGAGAATCTACCACTCAACTTGATATTACCAATATTCAATTTGAAAAAGACGCTGAAACTCCACAGCTATCATTGGTGTTAAACCGCAGCGGAAATATGTCGGTTTACGGCAATATAAAAGTCGATCATATTTCCCCAAAAGGAAAGACTACAGAGATAGGAATGGTAAAAGGCGTCTCTGTCTATACGCCTAATGCTAAAAGGAATTTTTCTTTTGAATTACGAAATGCAAGAGAAGTTGATTTGAGCCAGGGAAAACTGGAAGTTTCCTATTTTGAAGAAGATGGGGAAATACTCGCAAAAAAGGAATATGAGTTATAA
- a CDS encoding DUF4402 domain-containing protein has protein sequence MKNLMVFIVLSLIGASAFAQASATASFTASATIIQPIGITTTSNMNFANVDAGEGGEVILTPSNTRLTTGNVLLDSEENVSAAAFEVTGEEGFAFSLSLPEGEYVLANGSESMIIKDFTSSLAEGETLAGGTKVITVGATLAVNPHQTPGTYNSMTPMNVTVNYN, from the coding sequence GTGAAAAATTTAATGGTTTTCATAGTATTATCCTTGATTGGGGCATCGGCATTTGCACAGGCGAGTGCCACTGCTTCTTTTACTGCATCGGCTACCATTATACAGCCTATTGGAATTACTACTACTTCAAACATGAATTTTGCTAATGTTGATGCAGGTGAGGGCGGGGAAGTGATCCTTACTCCCAGCAATACCAGGCTTACCACCGGGAATGTACTGCTAGACAGTGAAGAAAATGTGTCTGCTGCTGCTTTTGAAGTAACCGGAGAAGAAGGCTTTGCTTTTTCCCTTAGCCTTCCCGAAGGAGAATATGTGTTAGCGAATGGTTCTGAGAGCATGATCATTAAAGATTTTACCAGCAGTTTGGCTGAAGGGGAAACTCTTGCAGGTGGAACCAAGGTCATTACTGTGGGGGCTACCTTGGCCGTTAATCCGCATCAAACTCCCGGGACCTACAACAGCATGACCCCTATGAATGTTACGGTGAACTACAATTAG